From the bacterium genome, the window AAAAACGCCAAGTCAATTAACAACCCAATCCGTCCAAGCTATTGACTAGAATACGGACCACGATGCAACATTCAATTTACAATAGTAATTGTTATTATAGGTGTACCTAAACAAACCTCCCTAGTTCACAACCTTCTTTGTATTTCTAACACCAATTAAATATGTTTGGATATTATTTTTGTGTTGATCATATGTTTTGGAACAGTGAATTTTTCGATTATTGTCATGCAAGTAATACATGCAATCTGTATTCTGAGGATTGTATGCTGCTTTAAGGGCGTCAATACTTATGTTTGAAATTGCAGTTGGTGGAAGTCCAATATTTGAGTATGTGTTATATGGGGAATCAATTTTTTTGTCTGCTGACAATACTTTTGGCCACCAATTTCCTTGACTTCCTTTTGCGTATTGAAGTGTTGCATCCATCCCAAGATTCATACCTTTGAATAGTCTATTCCAGATAACTCCAGAAATTAAGTTCATATCATTTTTTCCAGCTGCTTCTCTTTGTATTATTGATGCGATTCTAACTGCAGTTTCAAGGTTAATTTTTTGTGCACTTGTTTTAGTCTGTTTATCTGCCAGAACCTTGTCGCCAACCTCCTTATTAAATTCAGCCATCCCTTGGTCCGCCACTTCTTTTCCTGTTGCATCTATATTTATCCAATATGATCCAGGCATGAAAAAGCCCTCCATTGGTCCATTGTCATCCCTAGGTGCTGAGTCCATAAAGCTTTGTCTATCCTTATCTGTCCAAGCTATGGTTTTGGATACCTTGTCTCCAATTTCAGCTATTCTCATTCCTGGATTAATAGTGACATACCTTACATAAGGGTTAGCTAGGTTGAGATAAAAAGAAAGGGGATTGTCTGCATTTGTGCCGTATTGTGTTGCTATAAAAATAATGCTCAAAATGAAGCCTGCTATGGCGATTATTGATAACTTCCCCCAGTTACCAGCACCCTTATTCTTAGGGGTTCTTTTGGTTGTGGATGTGTTTATTTGAATCATGTGATACCATTATAGTATATGATGTAATAAAGGGTAACCCTTCAACGTCATAATCTATGTCTAGAAAGACACATATAACCAAACTTAAGGAGGATTTTTCCAAAACCTATGAAGAGCATTCAGATGCAATTTTTCGATACGCATATTTTAAGCTCTCAGACACGGAAAAAGCCAAGGATGTTGTCCAAGACACATTCGTTAAGTTTTGGGAGTACATTTCAGCAGAAAGCGAGTTACAGAATGTAAAAGCACTTCTTTACAGAATCGCTCTAAATACAATTATTGATCTCTATAGAAAACGCAAAACTTTCTCTTTGGATACATTGGCGGAAGATGGTTTCGAGCCAATTTATGAGCCAGAGAAAAATGAGTTTGAAAGACATGAGTCAGAAGCAGTATTAAAGGCAATAAATGAACTGGGTGAGGAGGATAGAAATATAATGTTCATGAGATATGTAGAAGGGCTTTCGTTTGATGATATCGCAGAAGTAGTAGGAGAAAGATCAAATACTATTGCTGTAAAGGTGCACAGATTGCTTAAACAATTAAGGCAATCTCTCAATATTGAGGAAGAAAAATAAAACCATGATTGAAAAAAAGATTAACAATTTAAAAGGACACCTATCAAACGTTCATATGTCAGCAGATGACAAGAGAGACGTTTTTAAGCGTATTCTTCTTGTTGTTGATAAGATTGAGGCTGTTTCTTCAGAATTTCATAGCACCCCTGTTCTTTCTCCATTTTCTAATAAGTTAGTTTTCGATAGTAAAATGTTCAGTAGCAATTTTGCTTCGGATATTTTTATATATTTTAAACAAAGAAAATTTGTCCCATCGCTAGTTATAGTTTTATTACTTTGTGTTACTGGTGGTTTTTCTGCTGCTGCAGAAAATGCACTTCCTGGTGATTCATTGTATTCATTAAAGGTTAATGTAAATGAGCAGGTAAAGGGCATGGTTGCGGTTACTCCAGAGGCAAAAGCTCGTCTTGCTGTTGAAACAACAGAAAGAAGACTGCAGGAGGCTGTTATACTATCGTCACAAGGTCAGTTGACTGATGATAAAAAATTAATCATACAAGATCAGCTAAGCAAAAACGCCACTGACGTAAAGAATAGTGTTGCATCATTAGTTGCTTCAAACAACATTTCAATAGCACAGGAAGTTTCCGTTAATTTTGAAGCGTCCCTAAAAACTCATGAACTAATACTTGAGACTCTTACAAAAAATGCTAATGGTTCATCTAATGCAAGCACAACTGATAGTGGTTTGAATGCGGCATTAGCATCAAACGAGACCTCAACTACAACGGGAGCTTTACCTGCTATTGTTTCAAATCAAAATCAGATTGCTACAATCGAGCAACCTATAGCAACAACCTTAATGCAGGATATCAGACAAGAGATAAACTCAAGCGCATTAGTTAGAGAAACATTGTCACAAAAGGAAATTGTAGATGGTTCAGATCCTGTAAAACTAGCTGCTAAAATTAAAGAAGTGAAGTTGAAATATACTGATTCTGTTAATCAAGTTAAAAACTTAACAGATTTAAGTACAGCGTCAAAGAAATTATTTGAGAGTTATTTAGGAACAGCTTCATCAACAGTAAAAGATGCAGAGGTTGCCCTACAAAAGAATGACCTTACAGGAACAATAATTTTACTACAGCAATCTATTAAGTCATTAAGTGATTCAGACTCGTTAATTTCGATAGAGTTAAATAGTGGTCCAGAGACAAGAAAGGCACTAGAATTAATTGATATAAACAAGTTAATAAATTCTGATTTATATAATTCAAACTCCGCATCATCTACAAGTGCAAGTGGAGCCGTCCTTGGAACTAGTACATCATCAGTTTCTGCAACTTCATCAACTTCATCTGTAAGTCAAATTGTTAAATAGTTAGATAGAGCAGACTGTTTAACTATTCCAAAGTATTTAGTAAATCAAAAACAACTAGCAATGAAGTTAGTTGTTTTTGTTCTTTTGTAGAAAGCCTTAATAGAGATGATCAAGCTGGAAATAATAATTAATTCTGATATAATGCCTACATATGTCATTTTTTCAAAATATGTTAATGAAGCAGATGCTTAAAAAGCAAATGAAGGGTGTTCCTGAAGCTGAACAAGAAAAGATTCTTAAAGCAATTGAGGAGAATCCAGATTTTTTTACTAATATTGCAACGGAGATTCAGGCTAAGATGAAAACAGGTAAAAGCCAGATGGATGCGACAATGGAAGTTATGGGTCAGCATCAAGAAAAGTTGAGACAATTGATGGGGAAGTAATTATGAGCTGTTCCTAGATTGTAATAATATAATTGTAATTTACAAATAAAAAAACTGAGATTGCAGAATCTCAGTTTTTTTATTTTATAAATTATTTTATATAAATTATCTATTTTTCTCTTTTGTAACAATGTCATGTATCTCCTCAGTAAGACTATTATTAATCTCAATTAATCTATGTATTTCGTCTTGTATTTTTAATAGAGCTTCAGCGTCTTTATATGTTTGCAAAGCTTGCTTGTCAGAAGCCTTAGCTGCAACTTTTTGACTGAACATTATTATAGAGAGTAAAACTAGCTGAAGGAAAGTTTGTGTGAGCCATGATATTAAAGTAGATGTTCCTCCTATTATTGCTGTTGGAAGATCGATCAAAGCAATGGCTGCAAAAATATATGCACACCACATAGTACTTACTATGTTTGTTATAATTAGAGCAAGTTTGCCATTAAAACCAACTTGTTCATCTTTAGTTAGGTGGGGTCCGTTTTTTGATCTCTCTTCAATTCTTGGATTTTGAATATGTTCTTTTTTCATACGCTAATGATACATCGTAAATAGTATGTCATCAATCATAGAGAGACAGGGAGGGTGTGTAGTACTTTATACAAGGGTTTATATTGACTCTAAAAGACATACATAATATAATTTATACAGCGCAAATCAGGGGTAAATCATAGAAGCTCGAGAAGCTCAAACGTCTTTCGTTTGGGCTTTT encodes:
- the mltG gene encoding endolytic transglycosylase MltG, with amino-acid sequence MIQINTSTTKRTPKNKGAGNWGKLSIIAIAGFILSIIFIATQYGTNADNPLSFYLNLANPYVRYVTINPGMRIAEIGDKVSKTIAWTDKDRQSFMDSAPRDDNGPMEGFFMPGSYWINIDATGKEVADQGMAEFNKEVGDKVLADKQTKTSAQKINLETAVRIASIIQREAAGKNDMNLISGVIWNRLFKGMNLGMDATLQYAKGSQGNWWPKVLSADKKIDSPYNTYSNIGLPPTAISNISIDALKAAYNPQNTDCMYYLHDNNRKIHCSKTYDQHKNNIQTYLIGVRNTKKVVN
- a CDS encoding RNA polymerase sigma factor, translated to MSRKTHITKLKEDFSKTYEEHSDAIFRYAYFKLSDTEKAKDVVQDTFVKFWEYISAESELQNVKALLYRIALNTIIDLYRKRKTFSLDTLAEDGFEPIYEPEKNEFERHESEAVLKAINELGEEDRNIMFMRYVEGLSFDDIAEVVGERSNTIAVKVHRLLKQLRQSLNIEEEK
- a CDS encoding DUF5667 domain-containing protein gives rise to the protein MIEKKINNLKGHLSNVHMSADDKRDVFKRILLVVDKIEAVSSEFHSTPVLSPFSNKLVFDSKMFSSNFASDIFIYFKQRKFVPSLVIVLLLCVTGGFSAAAENALPGDSLYSLKVNVNEQVKGMVAVTPEAKARLAVETTERRLQEAVILSSQGQLTDDKKLIIQDQLSKNATDVKNSVASLVASNNISIAQEVSVNFEASLKTHELILETLTKNANGSSNASTTDSGLNAALASNETSTTTGALPAIVSNQNQIATIEQPIATTLMQDIRQEINSSALVRETLSQKEIVDGSDPVKLAAKIKEVKLKYTDSVNQVKNLTDLSTASKKLFESYLGTASSTVKDAEVALQKNDLTGTIILLQQSIKSLSDSDSLISIELNSGPETRKALELIDINKLINSDLYNSNSASSTSASGAVLGTSTSSVSATSSTSSVSQIVK